A segment of the Brevundimonas sp. M20 genome:
CGATCATCACGTACATCACCGCTCGTCCGACCGGACGCTCACGCCAGTAGTCTTCAGGGCTCACGCGGAGCGCGCCTTGATCGGCGCCGTGCCGTCGGCGAGGGACTCGTTCAGATAGACCTCGGCCTCCTGCGCGGGCAGGGCCTGGGCGTAGCCGAAGCCCTGTCCGTAGTGGCACTGGGCGTCGAGCAGGAGCTTGGCGAGGCTCGCGTTCTCGACGCCCTCGGCGACGACTTCCAGCGAAAGATCACGGCCCAGGTTGACGACCGATTTGACGATCTTGGCCGACCCCTCGTCCTTGTCCATCGTCAGAACGAAGTAGCGGTCGATTTTCAGCGTATCGAACGGCAGCCGGGCCAGATAGCTGAGCGAGGAGAAGCCGGTGCCGAAGTCGTCCAGCGCCAGCGAGGCGCCGACGTCGCGGAGCTTCTTCAGGGTCTCGGCGGCGCGGGTGGTGTCGCGCATGATGTCGCCTTCGGTCACTTCCAGCTTCAGCGCGCCCTTGGGCAGCCCGGCTTCGGAAATGATGCGTTCGACATCCTCGACCAGATTGGCCCGCTCGATCTCGCCGACCGACAGGTTGACGCTGCAGAACAGCTTGCCCGCCGACGGGTGCCGGGCCAGCCATTCGGCCAGCTGACGGGCCGAGGCGCGCATCATCAGCAGGCCCAGATCGTTCATCAGGCCCATCTCGTCGGCCAGACCCAGAAACTCGTCCGGTGGGACCATCCCGCGCTTGGGGTGACGCCAGCGGGCCAGGGCCTCGAACCCAGCCACCGCGCCGGTGTTGAGGTTCACGATGGGCTGGTAGAAGGGCTCGATCTCGCCGCGCACGAAGGCGTTGCGCAGGTCCGCCTCAAGCGCGAGGCGGGACAGGCTGTCGCTCTCCAGCGCACGGCCATAGGCGGCGATGCCGCCGCGACCGGCGGTCTTGGCCTGCTCCACCGCCAGTTCGACCCGGCGCAGCAGTTCGGCGGGATCAGCGGCGTCCGGCCCGCCCTCGACCGTCACGGCCCCGATGGAGACGGTCGGATAAATGTCGAAGCCCGCTACACGCAGGGGCTGCTCCAGCGCCTCGCGCAGGCGCTCGGAGGCCACCGAGGTCTCACGCGGAACGAGGATGGCGAACTCGTCCTCGCCGATGCGGGCGGCGTTCGAGCCATGCGGGAAGGCGGCGTTCAGGCGCGAGCCCAGCGCGGCCAGCACCAGATCAGCCCGCTCGTGGCCCAGGGCCTCGTTCAGGCGACGCAGGCGGTCGACGTCGGCCACCACCAGTTCGAACTCGCCGGATTGGGTCAGGGCCTCGCCCGCCCGGACAAGGAAGGTGCGGCGGTCCAGAAGGCCGGTCAGATTGTCCCGGTGGGAGGCGGCGAACTTGGTCTCCAGCGCCACGACACCGGCGGCGCGCAGGCCGTCCTCGAGCCAGACGCCACGCCAGATACAGGTTTCGGCGTCACGCATGCGCAGGCGAACGGCGACCTCGGTCCCCTCCTCCTGCGGCTTCAGAATCTTTTCGGCAAGGGCGCGATCCTGCGGAATGGCCACCGCGGTGAAGGCCGCGCCCGAGCATTCGGGGGCCAGCGGGCCAAGTCCGAGGGCGCGGGTGGCGCCGGTGAACCGCATCTGATCATCGGCGGGGGTCCAGATCCACAGGGCGGTGTCCGCCGCCGCCAACGCCTCAATGGCCGTCGTCGCATCCCAGGCCAGACTTCTGGAGCGAGTATTCACGCGCCGCGGTTCTCCGATGCACGGCGTCAGCCGGCGCGTCCAGTCCCGTCATTCACACGGCCGAACAGGAGATGATCTGCCCAAGCGCCGTTAATTTTGAGATAAGCCCGCGCCCGGCCTTCAAGCTCGAAACCCGCCTTTTCCAGCACGCGGCGGGAAGCGGCGTTGTGCGGAACGCAGGACGCCTCGACCCGGTGCAGCTTCAACTCGGTGAAGGCGTAGTCACTGATCGCCCGCACAGCCGCCGTCGCGAGTCCCTGGCCCGCGAACCGGCTGGCGATCCAGTAGCCGATGGTGCCGGTCTCGGCGACGCCGCGCCGGACGTTCGACAAGGTGATCGCGCCCACGAGCGTCCGCCCGTGATCGACGAAGATGAAGAAGGGCCAGGCGTTCCCGGCGTCGAGTTCGCGCTGGTAGATCGACAGCCGCCGACGGTAGGCCGCGCGGGTCAGATCGTCCTCGGGCCAGGTCGGCTCCCACGGCTGGAGGTATGCATAGGATTCCTGACGCAGCGCCGCCCAGGCTTCGTGGTCGGAGGCCCGGGGCGTGCGCAGGATGACGCCCTGGCCCTCCACGACCGGTCCGCCCGCGTCACTGATCCAGTCCAGAAGCGCCATGGGGCCAGAATAGTCCTGCGAGGATCAGCCGAACAGGGCGTCGCGGAAGGCCGCGCCCGCCGGAGCCGCCGCCTTCGGGCCCAGCACCGCCGTGGCGGCGAGACCAGGCGCCAGACAGGCCAGCGCGGCGGCGCGGACATCAGCGGCGCTCTGGAGCAGCACCCGATCGGCCATTGTCTGAGAAGCCAGCGGCGCGCCATAGATCAGCACCTGCGCCGCCGCCCGGTTGGCGCGCGACGCCGGGCTTTCGTCCGACATCCAAAGGCCGGCGTTCAGCACGGCCTTGGCGCGCGCAAGTTCAGCGGCGGTGGGGCCGTCCTTGGCCAGCGCCTTCAGTTCGGCCGCGCAGACCTGCGCCAGTTCGACCGCCCGGTCGGCCGAGGCGCCGGAGTAGATGCCGAGCACGCCGGCGTCCTCATAGGGCTCGTGCCAGGCGTCGACTGCGTAGGCGAGCCCCCGCTCCTCCCGAGCGCTCTGGAACAGGCGCGACGCCATCCCGCCGCCAAGGATTTCGGTCATCAGGCGGCTCGCCGGATAGAGCGGGTCCAAAGCCGACGGCGCGGGCAGTTCAAAGACGATGTTGGCCTGTTCGATCCGGCGGGTCAGGGCCGCGTCGCCGCCGGTGAACACGGGCACGGCGGGCGCCTCGGCCGGGGTCGCGACCTGATCTCCGAACCACAGCTCGGCAAGGGCCAGCAGCTCGGCCTCATCCACGGCGCCCGAGGCCGAAACCACCATGCGGTCCGGCGAGTACAGGCGCGCGCGCCACGCGGCGATGGTCGACCTGTCGATGGGCTTTAGGCTGGCGACCGAACCCAGGATGGGGCGACCGAGCGGCTGATTCGCGAAAGCCCGCGTCTGGGCCATTTCGAAGACGTGGTCGTCCGGGGTGTCGAAGGCCTCGGCGATCTCCTGCGCCACGACATCCTTCTCGCGGATGATCTCGGCGGGATCGAGGGTCGGGCGAAAGACAAGGTCCGACAGCACCTGCATGGCCAGCGGCAGCGAGCCCTTGAGCGCCCGGATCTCGAAGCTGGTGCGCTCATAGCCAGTGGCGGCGTTGATGGAGCCGCCCTCGGCCTCGACCCGCTCCACGATCTCGCGCGCGCCCATATCGCCGGCGCCCTTGAACACAAGATGCTCGAGACAATGCGACCAGCCGGAGGTCGCCTCGCTTTCCCACTTGGCCCCGCCCCTTACGGCGACGGTCAGGGCGAGGGTGCGCAGACCCGGCATCGGATCGCAGACGACGCGGACGCCGTTGGACAGGGTGTGGAGGGTGGTCAGGTGGAGATCTCTTCAGTCGTCGGGACGCTCATCCGGCGCCGAAGCAGCGCCACGTAGGTGCCCAGCAGGGCGATCGCCAGCCCGAACCAGGTCAGGGCATAGCCGAAATGATTGTTGGAGAAGGCCGCGGGCGGGGCCGAGGGCTGGAGGGCGGGCCAGTCGGGATTGGTCGATGTCAGGGCGTAGAGCGTCTCGGCCGCGACCGGACCGGCGACGTTCAGGGCGCGCGCCATGGCCGGCGTGTCGCGGGCATAGAACTGCCGGCCGCTGGACGGGGCCGCCATCGGGCCGGGCGGCGGCGTATGCCGGACCTCGACGGTCAGGGTGACAGGCGTATCGGACGCGGTCACCGGCGGACGGGCGGAAACGGTGTCGGGGACGAAGCCGCGATCGATCAGGAACGTCGGACCGGCAAGGTCAGGCCGACAGGCCGAAACGAGGCGCACGCCGATCTGCCCCTCCTGAACGGTCTGGAGCTCCACAAAGGGGGCCGAGGCCAGTCCGGCGCAGGTCAGGGTCGCGGAACGGAATTCCGGCGCCTGTGCGGCGAGCACGGCCGCCAGCGGTTGCGGCGGCTGGGCGGCGGCGGCTTCAGCCTCGGCGATCAGACCTTCCTTCCAGTGCAGGCGCTGGACCTGCCAGCTGCCCAGACCGCAGAGCAGGGCCAGGGCAACACCGGTGGCCAGCGTCAGGCCCCACGGGAACCGGGCGCGGGGTTCAGACATGGTCGTGTTGTCCGGCCTTGTTGCGCATCTGCAAGGCGATCATGACACCCTTGCCGGGTCGCATCAGTCCGATGGACAGCCCCGCCACCAGCGGCAGGGCGATCACCAGCAGAAGCCAGATGGGCGGGTTCCAGGCGATCATGGCGAACAGGGCGCTGAACACCACCAGTCCCCCGGCGATCTGCATGATGAAGATGGCCGCGCCGTCACCCGTGTTGAGGCGACTGTAGTCGAAGCCGCAAGCCTCGCAGCGGTCCACGACCTTCAGGAACCCCGCGTAGAGCGGTCCCTGCCCGCAGTTGGGGCAGCGGCAAAGCAGACCGGCGCGGATCGGGTCGATCCGCGCCGGCTTAAGTGGTTGCCCTGCAGGGCCTTCCGTCACCCGAAGACGACGTAGACGAAGGCGAACAGGAACAGCCAGACCACGTCCACGAAGTGCCAGTACCAGGCCGCCGCCTCGAAGCCGAAATGCTTCTGCGGGGTGAACTGGCCGGCCAGCAGACGCAGCAGGCAGACGATCAGGAACAGGGTGCCGATCAGGACGTGGAAACCGTGGAAGCCGGTCGCCATGAAGAAGATCGAACCATACAGGCCCGAGTTGATGGCCTCTTCGTTGAAGAAGAGGTTCTCGTGGATGATGTGGTGGTACTCGTAGGCCTGAACGGCGGTGAACAGCAGGCCGAGGGCGACGGTGATGGCCAGACCGATCTTGGTGGCCTTGCGGTCGCCTTGCGCCAGGGCGTGGTGCGCCCAGGTCACGGTGGTGCCCGACAGCAGCAGGATCAGGGTGTTCAGCAGCGGCAGTTGCCAGGCGTCCAAGGTTTCGATGCCCTTGGGCGGCCAGGTCGACCAGGCCTTGGCGGTGTCGGCCCACGCGCCGACTTCCGGGATGTGAGCGCGCGCTTCATTGAAGAGCGTCATCTCGAAGAACATCCAGAAGAAGCCGACGAAGAACATCACTTCCGAAGCGATGAACAGGATCATGCCGTATCGCAGACCCAGTTGGACGACCGGGGTGTGGTCACCCGCGCGGCTTTCCTTGACCACGTCCGCCC
Coding sequences within it:
- a CDS encoding bifunctional diguanylate cyclase/phosphodiesterase produces the protein MNTRSRSLAWDATTAIEALAAADTALWIWTPADDQMRFTGATRALGLGPLAPECSGAAFTAVAIPQDRALAEKILKPQEEGTEVAVRLRMRDAETCIWRGVWLEDGLRAAGVVALETKFAASHRDNLTGLLDRRTFLVRAGEALTQSGEFELVVADVDRLRRLNEALGHERADLVLAALGSRLNAAFPHGSNAARIGEDEFAILVPRETSVASERLREALEQPLRVAGFDIYPTVSIGAVTVEGGPDAADPAELLRRVELAVEQAKTAGRGGIAAYGRALESDSLSRLALEADLRNAFVRGEIEPFYQPIVNLNTGAVAGFEALARWRHPKRGMVPPDEFLGLADEMGLMNDLGLLMMRASARQLAEWLARHPSAGKLFCSVNLSVGEIERANLVEDVERIISEAGLPKGALKLEVTEGDIMRDTTRAAETLKKLRDVGASLALDDFGTGFSSLSYLARLPFDTLKIDRYFVLTMDKDEGSAKIVKSVVNLGRDLSLEVVAEGVENASLAKLLLDAQCHYGQGFGYAQALPAQEAEVYLNESLADGTAPIKARSA
- a CDS encoding GNAT family N-acetyltransferase; this translates as MALLDWISDAGGPVVEGQGVILRTPRASDHEAWAALRQESYAYLQPWEPTWPEDDLTRAAYRRRLSIYQRELDAGNAWPFFIFVDHGRTLVGAITLSNVRRGVAETGTIGYWIASRFAGQGLATAAVRAISDYAFTELKLHRVEASCVPHNAASRRVLEKAGFELEGRARAYLKINGAWADHLLFGRVNDGTGRAG
- a CDS encoding pitrilysin family protein encodes the protein MPGLRTLALTVAVRGGAKWESEATSGWSHCLEHLVFKGAGDMGAREIVERVEAEGGSINAATGYERTSFEIRALKGSLPLAMQVLSDLVFRPTLDPAEIIREKDVVAQEIAEAFDTPDDHVFEMAQTRAFANQPLGRPILGSVASLKPIDRSTIAAWRARLYSPDRMVVSASGAVDEAELLALAELWFGDQVATPAEAPAVPVFTGGDAALTRRIEQANIVFELPAPSALDPLYPASRLMTEILGGGMASRLFQSAREERGLAYAVDAWHEPYEDAGVLGIYSGASADRAVELAQVCAAELKALAKDGPTAAELARAKAVLNAGLWMSDESPASRANRAAAQVLIYGAPLASQTMADRVLLQSAADVRAAALACLAPGLAATAVLGPKAAAPAGAAFRDALFG
- a CDS encoding SURF1 family protein is translated as MSEPRARFPWGLTLATGVALALLCGLGSWQVQRLHWKEGLIAEAEAAAAQPPQPLAAVLAAQAPEFRSATLTCAGLASAPFVELQTVQEGQIGVRLVSACRPDLAGPTFLIDRGFVPDTVSARPPVTASDTPVTLTVEVRHTPPPGPMAAPSSGRQFYARDTPAMARALNVAGPVAAETLYALTSTNPDWPALQPSAPPAAFSNNHFGYALTWFGLAIALLGTYVALLRRRMSVPTTEEIST
- a CDS encoding DUF983 domain-containing protein, with amino-acid sequence MTEGPAGQPLKPARIDPIRAGLLCRCPNCGQGPLYAGFLKVVDRCEACGFDYSRLNTGDGAAIFIMQIAGGLVVFSALFAMIAWNPPIWLLLVIALPLVAGLSIGLMRPGKGVMIALQMRNKAGQHDHV
- a CDS encoding cytochrome c oxidase subunit 3, which encodes MADAHATPHHDYHLVNPSPWPLASSFAVTVMMIGAVVWMKGLVPAETAGTVMGALFAKGDKALFFAGLAGVLISAACWWADVVKESRAGDHTPVVQLGLRYGMILFIASEVMFFVGFFWMFFEMTLFNEARAHIPEVGAWADTAKAWSTWPPKGIETLDAWQLPLLNTLILLLSGTTVTWAHHALAQGDRKATKIGLAITVALGLLFTAVQAYEYHHIIHENLFFNEEAINSGLYGSIFFMATGFHGFHVLIGTLFLIVCLLRLLAGQFTPQKHFGFEAAAWYWHFVDVVWLFLFAFVYVVFG